One genomic region from Spirulina subsalsa PCC 9445 encodes:
- a CDS encoding BamA/TamA family outer membrane protein, with the protein MRYSLIALSTLTLFNIGIVAPLAAQTSPTSAPSLMASNDLAVLTTDVKVVGVDTQLSNIALQTVRTRMGGNTSATQLQGDIQALLSTGLFSSARYGTRENANGVDVVFEVQPVIVRSLVLNNAQILPQSVVHEAFATQLGQPISPALIDQGIANLQKWYEENGYAIAQVADVRSVGDGVLNVDVAEGVIRSVQVRFIDDMGQVTDGRTNEQFIKQQLALQPGGVFTTEQARQDLTQLYRLGLFKTANIDLAGDARQLDVIYQLSEQSTRGVNAGGGYSESSGLFGTVSYNDRNIGGIGQNLDLMVQLGQRDLQFDATFGSPYRLSDPNVPGYSINAFRNRTISNSFGEDVALANGDRPREGRLGGGVTFTRPIDDWNANVGINFNQVTIRDSSGNLSPTDQFGNALSVSDRGMDDLVTLRAGLSQDRRDNPINPTSGSILGFSSEQSLPVGNGSILMNRLQANFSNYTPVSLFGGENPEVLAFNVQAGTTIGDLPPYEAFRLGGTNSVRGYNTGELGGSRSFVLASAEYRIPLGTLPATGVVFADFGSDLGSTSPTVGADGVTTNRGVGFGYGAGLRVNSPVGILRADFGLNDQGESRFHFGVGHRF; encoded by the coding sequence ATGCGCTACTCACTCATTGCTCTTTCTACGTTAACCCTTTTTAATATCGGGATAGTTGCCCCCCTTGCGGCTCAAACTTCTCCCACCTCTGCTCCCAGTCTGATGGCTAGTAATGATCTAGCTGTTTTAACAACAGATGTAAAAGTGGTGGGAGTTGATACACAACTGAGCAATATTGCCCTACAAACCGTTAGAACTCGTATGGGTGGGAATACCTCCGCCACGCAACTCCAAGGAGATATTCAAGCGCTCTTAAGTACGGGGTTATTTAGTAGTGCGCGCTATGGAACGAGAGAGAATGCTAATGGGGTTGATGTGGTGTTTGAAGTGCAACCTGTCATTGTGCGATCGCTTGTTTTAAATAATGCCCAAATTCTGCCGCAGTCTGTAGTCCATGAAGCCTTTGCGACTCAGTTAGGTCAACCCATTAGCCCCGCCCTAATTGATCAGGGGATTGCCAACCTGCAAAAATGGTATGAAGAAAATGGTTATGCGATCGCCCAAGTCGCCGATGTTCGTTCCGTCGGCGATGGAGTCCTCAATGTAGACGTTGCCGAGGGGGTCATTCGTTCCGTCCAAGTCCGTTTTATTGATGACATGGGACAAGTCACCGACGGCCGCACCAATGAGCAATTTATTAAACAACAGCTAGCCCTCCAGCCCGGTGGAGTCTTCACCACAGAACAAGCACGCCAAGACCTGACCCAACTTTATCGCCTCGGTTTGTTCAAAACCGCCAACATTGACCTAGCCGGGGATGCGCGCCAATTAGATGTCATCTATCAACTCAGCGAACAATCCACCCGAGGAGTCAACGCCGGGGGCGGTTATAGTGAATCCAGCGGCCTGTTTGGCACCGTGAGTTACAACGACCGCAATATTGGCGGCATCGGTCAAAACTTGGATCTTATGGTGCAACTAGGACAACGGGATCTACAATTTGATGCCACCTTCGGCAGTCCTTACCGACTCAGTGATCCTAACGTCCCCGGTTATAGTATCAATGCCTTCCGCAACCGCACCATTTCCAATAGCTTTGGGGAAGACGTTGCCCTAGCTAATGGCGATCGCCCCCGAGAAGGTCGCCTAGGGGGAGGTGTCACCTTCACCCGACCCATTGACGACTGGAATGCCAACGTCGGCATCAACTTCAACCAAGTCACCATCCGCGACAGTAGCGGCAACCTCTCCCCTACCGACCAATTCGGCAACGCCTTATCCGTCAGTGACCGAGGGATGGATGATTTAGTCACCCTGCGGGCGGGACTCTCCCAAGATCGACGAGATAACCCCATAAACCCCACCTCCGGCTCCATCTTAGGATTTAGCAGTGAGCAATCCCTCCCCGTAGGCAACGGCAGCATTTTAATGAACCGTCTGCAAGCCAACTTCTCCAACTACACCCCCGTTTCTCTGTTTGGCGGAGAAAACCCCGAAGTTCTCGCCTTCAACGTTCAAGCCGGTACCACCATCGGGGATCTCCCCCCCTACGAAGCCTTCCGTTTAGGCGGCACCAACTCCGTGCGGGGCTATAATACCGGGGAATTAGGGGGGAGTCGGAGTTTTGTCCTCGCTTCGGCTGAATACCGCATCCCCTTGGGGACTTTACCCGCCACAGGTGTAGTCTTTGCCGATTTTGGCAGTGATTTAGGTTCAACGAGTCCCACCGTGGGCGCTGATGGTGTCACCACTAACCGAGGCGTTGGTTTCGGCTACGGGGCTGGCCTCCGCGTCAACTCCCCCGTCGGCATCTTGCGGGCAGACTTCGGCCTCAATGATCAAGGCGAGAGTCGTTTCCACTTCGGCGTAGGTCATCGCTTCTAA
- a CDS encoding DUF4079 domain-containing protein, whose protein sequence is METLIRPYLEPIAAWFRNFGTPEPIVHWGHPLMMGIVVFVMGSFAAWAGWQGRLATDSGVAVENRKNHRKIAPWLFLFISLGYTGGVLSLVMQGQPIFASAHFWTGTLAVGLLGFNGFISATKFGGNKAVLRTTHAYLGSFALLILLVHAFLGLKLGLSI, encoded by the coding sequence ATGGAAACCCTGATCCGTCCTTACCTTGAACCGATTGCCGCTTGGTTTCGCAACTTTGGCACCCCTGAACCGATTGTTCACTGGGGACACCCTTTAATGATGGGGATTGTGGTGTTTGTCATGGGCAGTTTTGCCGCTTGGGCGGGCTGGCAAGGACGACTGGCGACGGATTCCGGTGTGGCAGTGGAAAACCGCAAAAATCACCGCAAAATTGCCCCCTGGTTATTCCTATTTATTAGTTTGGGCTATACGGGAGGGGTGTTGTCTTTGGTCATGCAAGGACAGCCCATTTTCGCCAGCGCCCACTTTTGGACGGGGACGCTGGCCGTGGGATTATTAGGCTTTAATGGTTTTATTTCTGCCACGAAATTCGGGGGCAATAAAGCCGTTTTACGCACCACTCACGCCTATTTAGGCAGTTTCGCCTTACTGATTTTGTTAGTTCATGCCTTTTTAGGGTTAAAGTTGGGTTTATCAATTTAA
- a CDS encoding ComEC/Rec2 family competence protein encodes MNQQSWAIICFAYGLGLVSTGFLRPLLLTSSQLSLLWGSLALIWLLLGGVGAFLLPRVWRSGPSWGAWLLAGGIGAIAVFYLQLRTPQPSPQDISTLLDNPPNGIELTGQIINPPQPNRNNRIRFNLQVQEVAGYPDLRGKVYATLPLLEGTGLVPQQTVTLTGRIYAPPPAQNPGGFDFQAYLARQGIFTGFTGRLAAEPGEQPWGWWQLRQRIIRSQVRWLGSESGSLLSSMVLGRRAVDLSPAVRDSFLPVGLAHTLAASGFHVSLLLGLVLVFTRSWGAKMRFYVGGGVLLFYLGLTGLQPSAMRAVVMGLGVLLGLVSDRQVKPLGLLLVTATGLLIFNPLWIWDLGFQLSFLATLGLLVTTPAITRRLDILPLKIATLLAVPIAASLWTFPLLIYQFKTLPLYSLLVNLTTTPLISLISLGGMISGALSLIFPLLGSATAWLLSPFLAFLIQLVQGVLNLPLSTWNIGKIALWQLLLCYGAWVFIWCSSLGRRRWGMVGGSAFALLVLPLWYNHATLLQVSVLAAAPQPVVVIQQQDKVTLLHGGNNNTANYAILPFFREQGLNHINLALALPFENALESGWTEISDSLKVRHLFHSSPDKETLLEQLKLGRFTPLQTGQQLKLDSLTLEVLSLDPTGLQFQVGSLRWLLMMGATDEVEQLPESDVLIWGASYGRLHQRQLSSRILAQVKPKAVILSQRFVDPQMRAQLEQLQIPVYLTGEVGAVQWTPRRGLESFVQEIGLH; translated from the coding sequence ATGAATCAACAGAGTTGGGCGATTATCTGTTTTGCCTATGGGCTGGGGTTAGTTTCTACAGGCTTCTTGCGCCCTCTGTTGCTCACCAGTTCTCAGCTTAGCCTACTCTGGGGAAGCCTAGCCCTGATTTGGTTGCTGTTGGGGGGAGTGGGGGCGTTCCTCTTGCCCCGTGTTTGGCGTTCTGGCCCATCTTGGGGGGCTTGGTTACTGGCGGGGGGGATAGGTGCGATCGCCGTTTTTTATCTCCAACTGCGCACCCCCCAGCCTTCCCCCCAAGATATCAGCACCCTACTGGACAATCCTCCCAACGGGATTGAACTCACAGGTCAGATTATCAATCCACCCCAGCCCAATCGCAACAACCGCATTCGCTTTAACCTTCAAGTCCAAGAGGTGGCAGGATATCCCGACTTACGGGGAAAAGTCTATGCCACCTTGCCCCTATTAGAGGGAACAGGTTTAGTCCCCCAACAAACTGTCACCCTCACCGGACGCATCTATGCACCGCCCCCCGCCCAAAATCCGGGGGGTTTTGATTTTCAAGCCTATTTAGCCCGTCAAGGCATCTTTACCGGGTTTACAGGCCGTCTAGCGGCTGAACCGGGGGAACAGCCTTGGGGGTGGTGGCAACTGCGACAGCGCATCATCCGTTCCCAAGTCCGTTGGTTAGGCAGTGAGTCGGGGTCGTTGCTGAGTTCAATGGTACTGGGTCGTCGGGCGGTGGATTTATCCCCAGCCGTGCGAGATAGTTTTTTACCCGTAGGATTAGCCCATACCTTAGCGGCCTCGGGGTTTCATGTTTCCCTTTTATTAGGGTTAGTCTTGGTGTTTACCCGGTCTTGGGGGGCGAAAATGCGGTTTTATGTAGGGGGTGGGGTGTTGTTGTTTTATCTGGGGTTAACGGGGCTGCAACCGTCGGCTATGCGGGCGGTGGTGATGGGTTTGGGGGTATTATTGGGGTTAGTGAGCGATCGCCAAGTTAAACCCCTAGGCTTATTACTCGTAACCGCCACCGGACTATTAATCTTTAATCCCCTTTGGATTTGGGACTTAGGCTTTCAACTCAGTTTTTTAGCCACCCTAGGGCTACTGGTCACAACACCCGCCATTACCCGCCGTTTAGACATTCTCCCCCTCAAAATAGCCACCCTCCTCGCTGTTCCCATTGCCGCCTCCCTTTGGACATTTCCCCTCTTAATCTACCAGTTTAAAACCCTCCCCCTATACAGTTTATTGGTCAACCTCACCACCACCCCCCTGATTTCCTTAATCAGTTTGGGCGGCATGATTAGCGGTGCTTTGAGTTTAATTTTCCCCCTCTTAGGCAGTGCCACCGCTTGGCTTTTAAGCCCCTTCCTCGCCTTCCTGATTCAGCTAGTCCAAGGGGTGTTAAATTTACCCCTCAGCACTTGGAACATTGGGAAAATCGCCCTCTGGCAACTGCTACTGTGTTATGGGGCCTGGGTGTTTATCTGGTGTTCTTCCCTTGGGCGGCGCAGGTGGGGGATGGTCGGGGGGAGTGCCTTCGCTCTCCTCGTCTTGCCCCTCTGGTACAATCACGCCACCCTCCTACAAGTCAGTGTTTTAGCTGCTGCCCCTCAACCTGTGGTAGTCATTCAACAACAGGATAAAGTCACCCTCCTCCACGGTGGCAATAACAACACCGCCAACTATGCCATCCTGCCCTTTTTCCGAGAACAAGGCCTCAATCACATCAACCTTGCCCTTGCCCTCCCCTTTGAGAATGCCCTAGAATCCGGCTGGACAGAGATTTCCGATAGTTTAAAGGTGCGCCACCTTTTTCATAGCTCACCGGACAAGGAAACCCTCTTAGAGCAACTTAAATTAGGTCGCTTTACCCCCCTCCAAACCGGACAACAGTTAAAACTCGACTCCCTGACCTTAGAGGTGTTATCCCTTGACCCCACTGGGTTACAGTTTCAAGTAGGTTCTCTGCGTTGGTTGTTGATGATGGGGGCAACCGATGAGGTAGAGCAACTCCCCGAAAGTGATGTGTTGATTTGGGGAGCCTCCTACGGAAGGCTGCACCAACGCCAACTTTCCTCAAGGATTTTAGCGCAGGTCAAACCCAAGGCCGTTATTTTATCTCAGAGGTTCGTAGACCCGCAAATGCGCGCCCAACTCGAACAACTCCAGATTCCCGTTTACCTCACCGGAGAAGTCGGGGCGGTACAGTGGACTCCCCGACGGGGTTTAGAGTCCTTTGTGCAGGAGATCGGGTTACACTGA
- a CDS encoding RNA-guided endonuclease TnpB family protein → MERWLDMLRCQYNWMLADRFDWWEMNRTPVNVCPLVCSIAEPREQPDYYNQKRSLVSLKDERPWYKEIHSQVLQDMVKRAGKAFDRFVKGDKNGKRSGKPRFKGKNRYRTFTYPQAKPDWIDGNRIKLPKIGAVKFIQHRSLPDGFALKTVSITLKADGWYVTFSLEDKSVPSQLVETIVPTVANSIGVDAGLEYFMACSDGTMKPPPKFYRQAEDKLAKLQSKRDERGLGSKSRRKLNERIAKLHQRIARQRKQWHFETAQELLDKAEVIFVEEIKVSNMSRRNKPKQGEDGVFLPNGQSAKSGLNKSFADAGIAGFLNEILPFKAAKAGKMVVKINPAGTSQHCAICLNRVPKKLSDRWHDCPHCGASMPRDVNSGVLIKKVGLGHRLTIKRESGATRRRSPRCTAKRSA, encoded by the coding sequence ATGGAACGCTGGCTTGATATGCTGCGCTGTCAGTACAACTGGATGCTGGCTGACCGATTCGACTGGTGGGAAATGAATCGCACTCCGGTTAACGTCTGTCCTTTGGTGTGTAGCATCGCTGAACCCAGAGAGCAACCCGACTACTACAACCAAAAACGGTCATTGGTATCGTTAAAAGATGAACGCCCCTGGTACAAAGAGATTCACTCTCAGGTACTTCAGGACATGGTGAAGCGTGCTGGGAAAGCGTTTGACCGATTTGTCAAAGGCGACAAAAACGGCAAGCGAAGCGGCAAGCCTCGATTCAAAGGGAAGAACCGCTACCGGACGTTTACCTACCCACAGGCCAAGCCTGATTGGATTGACGGAAACCGTATTAAACTCCCTAAGATTGGGGCGGTGAAGTTCATTCAGCATCGTTCTTTACCTGATGGCTTTGCGTTGAAAACCGTTTCAATTACTCTTAAGGCTGATGGGTGGTATGTGACTTTCTCGCTGGAAGACAAGTCTGTGCCAAGCCAGCTAGTAGAAACCATTGTGCCGACGGTCGCCAACAGTATTGGGGTTGATGCTGGACTGGAATACTTTATGGCTTGCTCGGATGGCACTATGAAGCCGCCGCCAAAGTTTTATCGGCAAGCTGAAGATAAACTGGCTAAACTCCAGTCCAAGCGAGATGAGAGGGGATTAGGCTCAAAATCACGCCGTAAGCTCAATGAGCGTATTGCTAAGTTGCATCAACGCATTGCCAGACAACGGAAGCAGTGGCATTTTGAAACCGCTCAAGAGTTACTCGACAAAGCGGAAGTCATCTTTGTCGAGGAGATAAAAGTTTCCAATATGTCCCGACGCAATAAGCCGAAACAGGGAGAAGACGGAGTGTTTCTCCCTAACGGTCAATCGGCTAAATCGGGGCTGAACAAAAGTTTTGCTGATGCTGGGATAGCTGGGTTTTTGAACGAAATCCTACCTTTCAAAGCTGCGAAAGCTGGAAAGATGGTTGTGAAGATTAACCCTGCTGGCACATCCCAACATTGTGCAATTTGCCTGAATAGAGTCCCCAAAAAGCTATCTGACCGATGGCATGATTGCCCCCATTGTGGAGCGTCTATGCCGCGAGATGTGAACTCTGGGGTGCTTATCAAAAAAGTGGGGCTGGGGCATCGACTCACTATAAAACGCGAATCTGGGGCAACCCGGAGGAGAAGCCCTCGCTGTACCGCGAAGCGGTCAGCGTAG
- a CDS encoding RNA-guided endonuclease InsQ/TnpB family protein translates to MRNVVKVRIYPTTEQQVALSKAFGCARWWWNYALNLNNETYKATGKGLSRQGYNDRLPALKKEFPWLAQCYSQVLQSVSLNLSRAFISFFEGRAQYPNFKSKHGKQSIQYPQHVKLLDKAIKLPKIGDVKAKFHRVFDGKLKTVTVSMSRTGKYSASLLFDDGLPKPEISSQGKAVGIDLGLAHFAITSDGSKFDNPKPLKKREKNLKRKQQKLSRKQKGSKRRAKAKRIVARVHERIANTRKDFQHKLSRKLVNENQVIVVEDLAVKNMVKNHNLAKAISDCGWSEFTRQLKYKAEKDGKTYLEIGRFFPSSKTCHVCLNQIDSLPLDVRSWECPNCQTQQDRDVNAAINIRDEGLRILSLGTSDTAQGGNVRPKRGRKSSVEAVAVELGSPVPLWAG, encoded by the coding sequence ATGAGAAATGTTGTTAAGGTCAGAATCTATCCAACCACTGAGCAGCAAGTAGCCTTATCGAAGGCGTTTGGCTGTGCTAGGTGGTGGTGGAACTACGCTCTAAACCTGAACAATGAAACCTACAAAGCAACCGGGAAGGGACTGTCAAGACAGGGGTATAACGACCGCTTACCAGCACTCAAAAAGGAGTTTCCTTGGTTGGCCCAATGTTATTCCCAAGTTCTCCAGTCTGTATCCCTGAATCTTTCTCGGGCGTTTATCAGCTTCTTTGAGGGAAGAGCTCAATATCCCAACTTCAAGAGCAAGCATGGTAAGCAATCAATCCAGTATCCGCAGCACGTCAAGTTGTTGGATAAAGCGATTAAATTGCCTAAAATCGGTGATGTCAAAGCAAAATTTCATCGTGTTTTTGATGGTAAGCTGAAGACCGTTACCGTCAGCATGAGTAGGACGGGCAAATACTCCGCCTCTTTGCTTTTTGACGATGGACTACCTAAACCTGAAATAAGCAGCCAAGGTAAAGCGGTTGGGATTGACCTAGGGTTAGCCCATTTTGCCATTACGTCTGATGGTTCTAAATTTGATAATCCCAAACCGCTCAAGAAGAGAGAGAAAAACCTCAAACGCAAGCAGCAAAAGTTATCTCGTAAACAGAAGGGTTCAAAGCGTCGGGCTAAAGCAAAACGTATCGTAGCGCGAGTGCATGAGCGGATTGCTAACACTCGCAAAGACTTCCAGCACAAACTCTCCCGCAAATTAGTGAACGAAAACCAAGTCATCGTTGTGGAAGACCTGGCAGTCAAAAACATGGTGAAAAACCACAATCTAGCCAAAGCGATTTCAGATTGTGGATGGTCAGAATTCACCAGACAGTTAAAGTACAAGGCTGAAAAAGACGGGAAAACCTATCTAGAAATTGGTCGGTTTTTCCCGTCCAGTAAGACTTGTCATGTATGCCTCAATCAGATTGATAGTCTGCCTCTTGATGTTCGTAGTTGGGAATGCCCCAATTGCCAAACCCAACAGGACAGAGACGTAAATGCAGCTATCAATATTCGAGATGAAGGCTTACGAATATTATCGTTGGGAACCAGCGATACTGCCCAAGGAGGCAATGTAAGACCAAAGCGGGGGCGTAAGTCATCCGTAGAGGCGGTTGCTGTTGAGTTGGGAAGCCCCGTCCCCTTGTGGGCGGGGTAG
- a CDS encoding dipeptide ABC transporter ATP-binding protein, protein MELAPLAPIPKIAKTLIKVENLQVHFPLSQGGIFRRQMGVLKAVDNVNFTIDQGETLGLVGESGCGKSTTGRAILQLQPPTGGQVYFEEQELTQLSGEKLRQMRRQMQMIFQDPYGSLNPRMTVGDIVGEPLRIYGLAGGQGKVARVQELLDIVGLNPSFIHRYPHEFSGGQRQRIAIARALTLNPAFIVCDEPIAALDVSIQAQIVNLMQKLQREFNLTYLFIAHDLSVVRHISDRVAVMYLGKIVELADHRTLYETPQHPYTQALLSAVPIPDPDLEAQRQRIILTGDVPSPLNPPPGCNFQTRCPYATERCRQAPEPEFREIAPGHFVACHLV, encoded by the coding sequence ATGGAATTAGCGCCCCTTGCCCCTATCCCTAAAATAGCCAAAACTTTGATTAAAGTTGAAAATCTACAAGTTCATTTTCCCCTGTCTCAAGGGGGAATCTTTCGCCGACAGATGGGGGTTCTGAAGGCGGTTGATAACGTTAACTTCACAATTGACCAAGGGGAAACGTTGGGCTTAGTGGGAGAGTCTGGCTGTGGGAAAAGTACCACCGGACGCGCTATTCTACAACTCCAGCCGCCTACAGGGGGTCAAGTGTACTTTGAGGAGCAGGAGTTAACCCAACTCTCGGGGGAAAAGCTGCGCCAGATGCGTCGTCAGATGCAGATGATTTTCCAAGATCCCTATGGGTCGTTAAATCCTCGGATGACGGTTGGGGATATTGTGGGAGAACCTTTGAGGATCTATGGTTTGGCAGGGGGTCAGGGCAAGGTGGCGAGGGTGCAGGAATTGCTGGATATTGTGGGGTTAAATCCTAGTTTTATTCACCGCTATCCTCATGAGTTTTCTGGGGGTCAACGGCAACGGATTGCGATCGCCCGTGCCTTGACCTTAAACCCAGCGTTCATTGTCTGTGATGAACCCATTGCCGCCCTAGATGTGTCGATTCAAGCGCAAATCGTCAACCTCATGCAGAAACTCCAACGGGAATTTAACCTGACCTACTTATTTATCGCCCATGATCTCAGTGTGGTTCGCCATATTTCAGACCGTGTGGCTGTGATGTATCTGGGCAAAATCGTAGAATTGGCGGATCACCGCACTCTCTACGAAACGCCCCAACATCCCTATACTCAAGCTTTACTCTCGGCGGTTCCGATTCCTGATCCGGATTTGGAAGCCCAACGACAACGGATTATTCTGACGGGAGATGTTCCGAGTCCCCTTAATCCACCCCCCGGTTGTAATTTTCAAACCCGTTGCCCCTACGCGACAGAACGCTGTCGTCAAGCCCCGGAGCCGGAATTTCGGGAGATTGCACCGGGGCATTTTGTCGCTTGTCATTTGGTTTAA
- a CDS encoding DUF4114 domain-containing protein, whose protein sequence is MKSTIKSTIIAAFTAVTTTLAVAGSAAAFTIQRADDHFQGLINSGVFNDYIHTEYQALDPSFVSSRQLDLSKLTLDFSHEVKVHFLSEGAWYRNQLGVSATGATTISDTIIFDDIVCLTSSCSTHTGYRNSHNDPTANPLQAGDFVSLGKVLGGTTLDFFLNSDGYGRSNPTRLYVDSSRNRNGFQQVMAYEQSGYLVLAFEDIVGGGDRDYNDVVFALDIGKKNMNAIRGVQVPEPTMVFGLLAVGAAVSLVSRKGEQKS, encoded by the coding sequence ATGAAATCCACAATAAAATCCACAATTATTGCAGCATTTACAGCCGTCACAACTACCCTAGCCGTTGCTGGTTCTGCTGCTGCATTCACTATTCAACGAGCAGATGACCACTTTCAAGGGCTGATTAACTCCGGTGTTTTTAATGACTATATCCACACCGAATATCAAGCCCTAGACCCCTCATTTGTTTCTAGTCGTCAGCTAGATTTGAGTAAACTAACATTAGATTTCAGCCATGAAGTGAAAGTGCATTTCCTCAGTGAGGGTGCATGGTATCGCAACCAGTTAGGTGTTTCTGCTACAGGCGCTACCACCATATCAGATACTATTATATTTGATGATATTGTCTGCCTAACTAGCAGTTGCTCAACTCATACTGGTTATCGAAATTCTCACAACGACCCAACCGCTAATCCTTTACAAGCGGGTGATTTTGTCAGCTTGGGTAAAGTCCTAGGAGGAACTACCCTAGACTTTTTCCTAAATTCAGATGGTTATGGACGCAGCAACCCCACTCGTTTATATGTTGACTCCAGCCGGAACAGAAATGGATTCCAACAAGTGATGGCCTATGAACAATCTGGCTATCTGGTGTTAGCTTTTGAAGATATCGTCGGTGGTGGTGACAGGGATTATAATGACGTTGTGTTTGCCCTTGATATCGGCAAGAAAAATATGAATGCCATCAGAGGCGTGCAAGTGCCTGAACCTACTATGGTGTTCGGACTCCTAGCCGTTGGGGCGGCTGTCTCCCTTGTCAGTCGCAAAGGTGAACAAAAGTCTTAG